One Actinomyces respiraculi DNA window includes the following coding sequences:
- a CDS encoding ROK family protein — MELIRVVEDAQRTWLGIEFSHGSVHVVLVQGDNQVRAQACRSYTGETTWSDRFAIASEVLARETPSEVAVSGVGIGFPSSAVMRGEDLITRGQEGALELIREVAAQVGQRYRAAVSVDNNVRLAGLAEMLWQTEAQPENQIYARVSDGIGGALVCNGQLVTGQSGFGGEIGHLTVEADGVRCRCGKRGCLETVASASAIIRRCRQGGAQVAGIEDVAQAYHQGRRVAVEAVTEAGQALGKVLGRVCVLIDPARIVLAGTVVSALPHLVDVVRDQVGLELLPVNQVLPRTVHARLGEDAGALGAALMAMSATRLRYPILIPDRSVN, encoded by the coding sequence GTGGAGCTGATCCGCGTTGTCGAGGACGCACAGCGCACCTGGCTTGGTATCGAGTTCAGTCACGGCAGCGTGCACGTGGTGCTCGTGCAGGGGGACAACCAGGTACGTGCACAGGCGTGTCGCTCCTACACGGGAGAAACCACCTGGTCCGACCGCTTCGCGATCGCCTCTGAGGTGCTGGCCCGGGAGACGCCGTCAGAGGTCGCCGTCTCCGGCGTCGGGATCGGTTTCCCCTCATCCGCGGTCATGCGGGGCGAGGATCTCATCACGCGTGGCCAAGAGGGCGCGCTCGAACTGATCCGCGAGGTTGCCGCACAGGTGGGGCAGCGCTACCGCGCTGCGGTGTCCGTGGACAACAACGTCCGCCTCGCCGGCCTTGCGGAGATGCTCTGGCAGACGGAGGCCCAGCCGGAGAACCAGATCTATGCCAGGGTCTCGGACGGTATCGGTGGGGCCCTGGTGTGCAACGGCCAGCTTGTCACCGGTCAGTCCGGATTCGGCGGCGAGATCGGCCACCTGACGGTCGAGGCCGACGGCGTTAGGTGCCGGTGCGGCAAACGCGGTTGCCTGGAGACCGTGGCCTCGGCGAGCGCGATCATTCGACGCTGTCGCCAGGGCGGGGCGCAGGTCGCAGGCATTGAGGACGTCGCGCAGGCCTACCACCAGGGCCGGCGCGTGGCGGTCGAGGCCGTGACCGAGGCCGGCCAGGCCCTGGGCAAGGTACTGGGAAGAGTCTGTGTGCTGATCGACCCGGCACGCATTGTCCTCGCGGGCACCGTGGTGTCTGCCCTGCCCCACCTTGTTGACGTGGTGCGTGACCAGGTCGGGCTGGAGCTGCTCCCGGTCAACCAGGTCCTCCCGCGGACCGTGCACGCGCGCCTGGGCGAGGACGCCGGCGCGTTGGGAGCGGCGCTGATGGCGATGAGCGCCACCCGGCTGCGCTACCCCATCTTGATACCGGACAGGTCAGTGAACTGA
- a CDS encoding ABC transporter permease translates to MTTTSLLAPFTRRPPRRLSADQRQALRRRRQMWALNIVSVVGGVGLWWVLSVSGFRLPTPPETLRAFALLWEDGTFLSDLGASLTRVLTGFSLGTLLAIPAGFLMGWYWFARGMIEPWVQFFRTVPPLAIIPLAIVLMGIGEQPKIFVIFLAAFLSCVVSTYQGVISVDNTLINAARVLGAGDGRIFLKVVVPASTPFILVGMRVGLGAAWATVVAAELIAAQQGLGYRMQQAQVYYDLPTIFVSLVAIGVLGLVMDRTLLLIEHKLTGWQERR, encoded by the coding sequence ATGACAACGACGTCATTACTGGCCCCTTTCACCAGACGCCCCCCACGTCGGCTCTCCGCCGATCAGCGCCAGGCCCTGCGCCGTCGACGCCAGATGTGGGCCCTCAACATCGTCTCGGTCGTGGGTGGTGTCGGGCTGTGGTGGGTGCTGTCAGTCAGCGGGTTCCGCCTGCCGACGCCGCCCGAGACGCTCCGCGCCTTCGCCCTCCTGTGGGAGGACGGAACGTTCCTGTCTGACCTGGGGGCCTCCCTGACCCGTGTCCTGACAGGATTCTCCTTGGGCACGCTGCTCGCGATCCCCGCCGGCTTCCTCATGGGCTGGTACTGGTTCGCCCGCGGGATGATCGAGCCCTGGGTGCAGTTCTTCCGTACCGTCCCTCCGCTGGCGATCATCCCGCTCGCCATCGTCCTCATGGGCATCGGGGAGCAGCCGAAGATCTTCGTCATCTTCCTGGCCGCCTTCCTGTCATGCGTCGTGTCGACCTACCAGGGCGTGATCAGCGTCGACAACACCCTCATCAACGCAGCCAGGGTGCTGGGCGCTGGAGACGGTCGCATCTTCCTCAAAGTGGTCGTGCCGGCCTCAACCCCATTCATCCTCGTCGGGATGCGAGTGGGCCTGGGCGCGGCCTGGGCGACCGTGGTTGCTGCCGAGCTCATCGCTGCCCAGCAAGGACTGGGGTACCGGATGCAGCAGGCGCAGGTGTACTACGACCTGCCGACGATCTTCGTCTCGCTGGTCGCCATCGGGGTGCTTGGTCTGGTCATGGACCGCACCCTCCTTCTGATCGAGCACAAGCTCACCGGCTGGCAGGAGCGTCGTTGA
- a CDS encoding ABC transporter ATP-binding protein, protein MKTEQAHTSVSQDVSAAKIQVEQVRKTFDIGGAEPFVALDGVDLCVSENEFVTVVGPSGCGKSTLMNILVGLDRPTSGRALVDGRQVRGPGPERGMIFQQYALFPWLTVRKNVEFGLKNTVKDKAERRRIAEHFIDLVGLGQFADALPKMLSGGMKQRCAIARAYAVNPSILLMDEPFGALDALTRVRLQEQLLETWSQDRRTVVFITHDVDEAVFLANRVVVMAARPGRIQQIINVDLPYPRNDEVRMSPQFAALRNQVWHAVYHQD, encoded by the coding sequence ATGAAGACAGAGCAGGCTCACACGAGCGTCAGCCAGGACGTGAGCGCCGCCAAGATCCAGGTCGAGCAGGTTCGCAAGACCTTTGACATCGGTGGGGCCGAGCCCTTCGTCGCCCTTGACGGAGTGGACCTGTGCGTGAGCGAGAACGAGTTCGTCACGGTGGTCGGTCCCTCGGGATGCGGCAAGTCCACCCTCATGAACATCCTTGTCGGCCTTGACCGTCCCACCTCGGGGCGGGCGCTGGTCGATGGCCGTCAGGTGCGCGGGCCCGGACCAGAGCGGGGAATGATCTTTCAGCAGTACGCCCTCTTCCCCTGGCTGACGGTCCGCAAGAATGTCGAGTTCGGCCTGAAGAACACGGTGAAGGACAAGGCGGAGCGCCGCCGCATCGCCGAGCACTTCATCGACCTGGTCGGGCTCGGGCAGTTCGCGGACGCACTTCCCAAGATGCTGTCCGGCGGTATGAAGCAGCGCTGTGCCATCGCCCGCGCCTACGCGGTCAACCCCTCGATCCTGCTCATGGACGAGCCATTCGGGGCGCTCGACGCGTTGACCCGGGTACGTCTGCAGGAGCAGCTGCTGGAGACCTGGAGCCAGGACCGGCGCACCGTCGTGTTCATCACCCACGACGTCGATGAGGCGGTCTTCCTGGCGAACCGGGTGGTTGTGATGGCGGCCCGTCCCGGACGGATCCAGCAGATCATCAACGTCGATCTTCCCTACCCACGCAATGACGAGGTGCGCATGTCACCGCAGTTCGCGGCCTTGCGCAACCAGGTGTGGCACGCCGTCTACCACCAGGACTGA
- a CDS encoding sulfatase-like hydrolase/transferase — protein MGSVEQRPTEIPDNVRNVLVLMTDQHRVDTIGCLGNPYARTPVLDELGQEGFAFTHAFTPTAICTPARASLMTGTLPIRHQVLANPEWNIAYQTAIPLGTWTYTRELADHGYNVGIVGKYHCGANLPGAFGADDDTFWGAENPVANEEYVAWLKDNDLPPVKAHDLWRGTLPGGRPGHIIAARLDQPEEATFERFLADRAIARLRQYAQQWKEQERPFCLDVHFFGPHLPYFLPDEWFDLIDPDVVELPESFGDSLIGKPPIQSNYATYWSTSSFTNEQWKKLIAVYWGYVAMIDFEIGRILDVARELGVLEDTAVFFTADHGEFTGAHRMNDKGPAMYDDIYNVPFIARVPGVSTVGRSDAFVSLIDLPATVMEIARLDPALVRDGRSILDLTRGQEASDWRQDIVCEFHGHHFPLQQRMLRTRDYKLVVSPESINELYDLRHDPSEMTNVYTSPAYDQVRRELATELYRQLRERGDHSFAKWMVAMTDVDVPLSKTARSDLDDVVTS, from the coding sequence ATGGGTTCCGTGGAACAAAGGCCGACAGAGATTCCTGACAACGTGCGTAATGTGTTGGTGCTGATGACTGATCAGCACCGCGTGGACACGATCGGGTGCCTGGGCAATCCGTACGCGCGGACCCCGGTGCTTGATGAGCTCGGCCAAGAGGGCTTTGCCTTCACTCACGCCTTCACTCCGACGGCGATCTGCACGCCCGCCCGGGCGTCTCTCATGACCGGGACTCTGCCGATCCGCCACCAGGTCCTGGCGAACCCGGAGTGGAACATCGCCTACCAGACCGCGATCCCGTTGGGGACGTGGACCTACACCCGTGAGCTCGCGGACCACGGCTACAACGTCGGGATCGTGGGCAAGTACCACTGTGGTGCCAACCTGCCCGGCGCCTTCGGGGCGGATGACGACACCTTCTGGGGGGCAGAGAACCCGGTGGCGAATGAGGAGTACGTCGCCTGGCTCAAGGACAACGACCTGCCTCCGGTGAAGGCACACGACCTGTGGCGGGGAACGCTGCCTGGGGGGCGGCCGGGCCATATCATCGCCGCGCGCCTGGACCAGCCCGAGGAGGCGACCTTCGAACGCTTCCTCGCAGACCGGGCAATCGCACGGCTGCGCCAATACGCGCAGCAGTGGAAGGAGCAGGAGCGCCCGTTCTGTCTTGACGTGCACTTCTTCGGGCCCCACCTGCCCTACTTCCTGCCCGATGAGTGGTTCGACCTCATTGACCCCGACGTCGTCGAGCTGCCCGAGAGCTTCGGCGACTCGCTCATCGGCAAGCCCCCCATCCAGTCCAATTACGCCACCTACTGGTCCACCTCGTCCTTCACCAACGAGCAGTGGAAGAAGCTCATCGCCGTCTACTGGGGATATGTGGCGATGATCGACTTCGAGATCGGCCGGATCCTGGACGTGGCCCGCGAGCTGGGGGTGCTGGAGGACACGGCGGTGTTCTTCACCGCCGATCACGGCGAGTTCACCGGTGCGCACCGGATGAATGACAAGGGGCCGGCGATGTATGACGACATCTACAACGTGCCCTTCATCGCCCGCGTCCCCGGGGTCTCGACCGTCGGGCGCTCAGACGCCTTCGTCTCGCTCATCGACCTGCCGGCCACGGTCATGGAGATCGCCCGGCTGGACCCCGCCCTGGTGCGCGACGGGCGCTCAATCCTCGACCTGACCCGGGGCCAGGAGGCGAGTGACTGGCGCCAGGACATCGTCTGCGAGTTCCACGGGCACCACTTCCCCCTCCAGCAGCGGATGCTGCGCACCCGCGACTACAAGCTCGTGGTCTCACCGGAGTCAATCAACGAGCTCTACGACCTGCGCCACGACCCCAGCGAGATGACGAATGTGTACACCTCGCCGGCCTACGACCAGGTGCGCCGCGAGCTGGCGACCGAGCTCTACCGCCAGCTGCGTGAGCGTGGGGACCACTCCTTCGCCAAGTGGATGGTCGCCATGACCGACGTCGATGTGCCCCTGTCCAAGACCGCACGCTCCGACCTGGACGACGTGGTCACGAGCTGA
- a CDS encoding aliphatic sulfonate ABC transporter substrate-binding protein, producing MSTTTFSRRHALGLAALVTGATTIAACGEDEDVQSAAGTEATKIKVGYIADYNGASLMAIANDQDLWSTHGLEAELSTFTNGPLQIQALGTKDLDFGYIGSGAMWLPASGKAMVLSLNSTSNADRVIAQPGITSIKDLAGKKVGVPEGTSGDLILQLALEKGGMTLDDIEKVAMDPTTVVSAFSAGQIDAAGIWYPLLGTIKEQVPDLVELAKDEDFKDTMAFPSASVMRTDIDDDTALKMAKVLREAIDFRARNQDKTIELTAALIKADPATLKSDADYANYYDSAQLQELTDDGTIVTWLNALAEFYVKAEKLTDPADASQWYASEFFTQAGEGGTK from the coding sequence ATGTCAACGACGACATTCTCCCGCAGACACGCCCTCGGCCTGGCAGCCCTGGTCACAGGTGCCACGACAATCGCCGCGTGCGGCGAGGACGAGGACGTCCAATCCGCCGCCGGCACTGAGGCCACCAAGATCAAGGTCGGCTACATCGCCGACTACAACGGCGCCTCCCTCATGGCCATCGCCAACGACCAGGACCTGTGGAGCACGCACGGGCTGGAGGCCGAGCTGTCCACCTTCACCAACGGGCCCCTGCAGATCCAGGCGCTGGGGACGAAGGACCTGGACTTCGGCTACATCGGCTCGGGGGCGATGTGGCTGCCGGCCTCCGGCAAGGCGATGGTCCTCAGCCTCAACTCGACATCCAACGCCGACCGCGTCATCGCACAGCCCGGCATCACCTCGATCAAGGACCTCGCGGGCAAGAAGGTCGGTGTCCCTGAGGGTACGAGTGGCGACCTGATTCTCCAGCTCGCACTGGAGAAGGGGGGTATGACCCTGGACGACATCGAGAAGGTCGCCATGGACCCGACCACCGTCGTCTCAGCCTTCTCAGCCGGGCAGATCGACGCCGCCGGGATCTGGTACCCGCTGCTGGGCACGATCAAGGAGCAGGTGCCCGACCTCGTCGAGCTGGCCAAGGACGAGGACTTCAAGGACACGATGGCCTTCCCCTCCGCCTCCGTCATGCGTACCGACATCGACGATGACACGGCGCTGAAGATGGCAAAGGTGCTGCGTGAGGCTATTGATTTCCGTGCGCGCAACCAGGACAAGACCATTGAGCTCACCGCGGCGCTGATCAAGGCGGACCCGGCCACGCTCAAGTCGGACGCCGACTACGCCAACTACTACGACTCCGCACAGTTGCAGGAGCTGACTGACGACGGCACTATCGTCACCTGGCTCAACGCGCTGGCAGAGTTCTATGTCAAGGCGGAGAAGCTGACGGATCCCGCGGACGCCTCGCAGTGGTACGCCTCGGAGTTCTTCACCCAGGCCGGCGAGGGCGGCACGAAGTAG